From Juglans regia cultivar Chandler chromosome 8, Walnut 2.0, whole genome shotgun sequence, the proteins below share one genomic window:
- the LOC108986831 gene encoding putative UDP-rhamnose:rhamnosyltransferase 1: MAEHQKLHIAMFPWLAFGHIIPFLELGKLIARKGHRVSFISTPKNIERLPKIPPDIATLITLVKLPLPHVENLPENAAEATMDVPYHIVPYLKIAHDGLQEPLSRFLESSTPDWIIHDFAPNWLPPIATKLGIPRVFFSIFRASSLCFFGPLKGSTDTTARTEPEQFTVPPKWVPFPSKIVFRVFEAKKLLDNFDENPSGVSDWARLVSAASGAEAVATKTCMEIEAKWVKLLGDLYEMPVIPVGLLPPSAQESGNERDSTWDMIVEWLDKQDKGSVVFIAFGSEVQPSQQDFIELALGIEQSGLPFFWVIRKQSDSVGGDSVELPEGFEVRTKGRGVVWTSWAPQSRILAHDSVGGFLTHCGWSSVSEALQFGLALIMLPFFVDQGLIARSLEEWQAGIEVPRNEQDGSFTRDSVAQTLKLVMTDAEGQIYRDKAKEMTTIFGDKDLQHQYVDKFVDFLGKKGHVS; the protein is encoded by the coding sequence ATGGCTGAACATCAGAAGCTTCACATAGCTATGTTCCCATGGCTAGCCTTTGGTCACATAATCCCTTTCTTAGAACTCGGCAAGCTCATAGCCCGAAAGGGTCATCGCGTTTCATTCATATCCACTCCGAAAAACATAGAACGTCTTCCAAAGATCCCTCCAGATATAGCAACTTTGATAACTTTAGTGAAACTTCCCTTACCCCATGTAGAGAATCTGCCAGAAAATGCAGCAGAGGCCACCATGGACGTACCATACCATATAGTTCCTTACCTTAAGATAGCTCATGACGGTCTCCAAGAACCTTTGTCTCGTTTCTTAGAAAGTTCGACTCCTGATTGGATTATTCACGACTTTGCACCTAATTGGTTACCACCAATTGCCACTAAGTTAGGCATCCCACGAGTGTTCTTCAGTATATTCAGGGCATCATCCTTATGTTTCTTTGGACCATTAAAGGGCAGCACAGATACTACTGCACGAACTGAGCCAGAGCAATTCACCGTCCCTCCAAAATGGGTCCCTTTCCCATCAAAAATAGTGTTTCGGGTCTTTGAGGCGAAGAAACTTCTTGACAACTTTGATGAAAACCCTTCAGGTGTTTCAGATTGGGCTCGTTTGGTGTCAGCAGCCTCAGGCGCTGAAGCCGTGGCTACTAAAACCTGCATGGAGATCGAAGCTAAGTGGGTGAAGCTCCTTGGTGACCTTTATGAAATGCCTGTAATTCCAGTAGGCTTACTGCCGCCCTCAGCCCAAGAAAGCGGGAACGAGAGAGATAGCACTTGGGATATGATTGTTGAGTGGTTAGACAAACAAGACAAAGGGTCAGTGGTTTTCATAGCATTTGGAAGCGAAGTCCAACCAAGTCAACAAGACTTCATCGAGTTGGCTCTCGGGATAGAGCAATCGGGATTGCCCTTTTTTTGGGTTATAAGAAAGCAAAGTGACTCAGTTGGTGGGGACTCGGTTGAGCTACCAGAAGGGTTTGAGGTCCGAACCAAAGGTCGTGGGGTTGTTTGGACGAGTTGGGCACCCCAGTCAAGGATATTAGCTCACGATTCAGTTGGGGGATTTCTGACCCATTGTGGTTGGAGCTCAGTATCAGAGGCACTCCAATTTGGGCTTGCACTTATTATGTTGCCCTTCTTTGTGGACCAAGGATTAATCGCTCGGTCTTTGGAAGAGTGGCAGGCAGGAATTGAGGTACCAAGAAATGAGCAAGATGGGTCATTTACCAGGGACTCGGTGGCTCAAACATTGAAGTTGGTGATGACGGATGCGGAAGGACAAATTTACAGGGACAAAGCCAAGGAAATGACCACCATATTTGGGGACAAGGACCTCCAGCACCAATACGTAGAcaaatttgttgattttcttgggaAAAAGGGGCATGTCTCTTAA
- the LOC108986832 gene encoding putative UDP-rhamnose:rhamnosyltransferase 1 yields MAEANKLHIAMFPWLAFGHIIPFLELGKLIARKGHRVSFISTPRNIERLPKISPDIAPSINLVKLPLPRVENLPENAEATMDVPYHIVPYLKRAHDGLEEPLSRFLESSTPDWIIHDFAPHWLPPIAAKLGIPRVFFSIFRASSLCFFGPLNFSKGYARTEPEHFTVSPKWVPFPSKIAFRIFEAKKILDGFDHENASGVSDWFRVITVASGAEAVATKTCMEIEAEWVKLLGDLYEMPVIPVGLLPPSAQESGNERDSTWDMIVEWLDKREKGSVVFIAFGSEVQPSQQDFIELALGIEQSGLPFFWVLRKQSDSVAGDSVELPEGFEVRTKDRGVVWTSWVPQLRILAHDSVGGFLTHCGWSSVSEALNFGLALIMLPFFVDQGLIARSLEEMQVGIEVPRNEQDGTFTRDSVAKKLKLVMQDAEGQIYRDKAKEMATIFGDKDLQHQYVDKFVEFLENKRHVS; encoded by the coding sequence ATGGCTGAGGCTAACAAGCTTCACATAGCCATGTTCCCATGGCTAGCCTTCGGTCACATAATCCCATTCTTAGAGCTCGGCAAGCTCATAGCCCGAAAGGGTCATCGTGTTTCATTCATATCCACTCCGAGAAACATCGAACGCCTCCCAAAGATCTCTCCAGATATAGCACCTTCGATAAATTTAGTGAAACTTCCTTTGCCCCGTGTTGAGAACCTGCCAGAAAATGCAGAGGCCACCATGGACGTACCATACCACATAGTTCCTTACCTTAAGAGAGCTCATGATGGTCTCGAAGAACCTTTGTCTCGTTTCTTAGAAAGTTCGACTCCTGATTGGATTATTCACGACTTTGCACCTCATTGGTTACCTCCAATTGCTGCTAAGCTAGGCATCCCACGGGTGTTCTTTAGTATTTTCAGGGCATCATCCTTATGTTTCTTTGGACCATTAAATTTTAGCAAAGGTTATGCACGGACGGAGCCTGAGCATTTCACCGTCAGCCCCAAATGGGTCCCTTTCCCATCAAAAATAGCATTTCGGATCTTTGAGGCAAAGAAAATCCTTGACGGCTTCGATCATGAAAATGCTTCAGGTGTTTCAGATTGGTTTCGTGTAATCACAGTAGCATCGGGTGCTGAAGCCGTGGCTACTAAAACCTGCATGGAGATCGAAGCTGAGTGGGTGAAGCTCCTTGGTGACCTTTATGAAATGCCTGTAATTCCAGTAGGCTTACTGCCGCCCTCAGCCCAAGAAAGCGGGAACGAGAGAGATAGCACTTGGGATATGATTGTTGAGTGGTTAGACAAACGAGAGAAAGGGTCAGTGGTTTTCATAGCATTTGGAAGCGAAGTCCAACCAAGTCAACAAGACTTTATCGAGTTGGCTCTTGGGATAGAGCAATCGGGATTGCCCTTCTTTTGGGTTCTAAGAAAACAAAGTGACTCAGTTGCTGGGGACTCAGTTGAACTACCAGAAGGGTTCGAGGTTCGAACCAAAGATCGTGGTGTTGTTTGGACGAGTTGGGTGCCTCAGTTAAGGATATTAGCTCATGATTCAGTTGGGGGATTTCTGACCCACTGTGGCTGGAGCTCAGTATCAGAGGCACTCAATTTTGGACTTGCACTTATTATGTTGCCCTTCTTTGTGGACCAAGGATTAATCGCTCGGTCTTTGGAAGAGATGCAAGTAGGAATTGAAGTACCAAGAAATGAGCAAGATGGGACATTTACGAGGGACTCGGTGGCTAAGAAGCTGAAGTTGGTGATGCAGGATGCGGAGGGACAAATTTATCGGGACAAAGCCAAGGAAATGGCCACCATATTTGGGGACAAGGACCTTCAGCACCAATACGTTGATAAATTTGTAGAGTTTCTTGAGAACAAGAGGCATGTCTCTTAA